The sequence below is a genomic window from Cicer arietinum cultivar CDC Frontier isolate Library 1 chromosome 6, Cicar.CDCFrontier_v2.0, whole genome shotgun sequence.
ATTCCTGATTAATGAGACGATGTGCTTCTTGTAGAGCTCTTATAACCAACTTACTAAAGAAATTGGGAATACTTGGTGGCTTGCTACCATCAACTACCCTTTTATATCCATACTTTCTGGTTTGGGGATCCCAGTCCATACCAAGACACATCATCGTCAATCGAAGTTTGGCCCCATCTGCATAACCTGGTTGATAGAATCCTCCAGGTCCTAGACCAAGATTACGACAATTTTTCACTATTTCTAcctaaaattatttgaaaaaatgtggtcaaagaattaaattaaatccaCCGCATatgaaataaacaaatatattcCAATCAAGCATAGAGAAGTTATGGTGCATCATTTAGGAACATGAGGGATCTAGACATATGAATGCTTTCATTAGTGTTAAGAAATTTTAAACATTAggtttttaggttttttttttttataggcaaGTTATGGTGCATCATTTTAGATTTTGTATAGGCAAATGTTAATATTGTTAGTTAAGTTGGTAAATTCTCCTTCGCCAGGGTTTGAACCCTGGTCCTTTAACTCATTCAACACCTTCAACCTTTAGCTCAAACAAGTTGAGTTACCCAATCTCCCTTCTATTTTTTAGGTTTGTCAGTTTTTTTCTCCTATAATCGTGGGATTTGATTGTAATCTTTGAGTATTATATATAACAAGGCTGAGAGTAATTTCTCTCAAgcaattcaaataaactcattcaaCTTGGTAACTAAAgctatgttttgttttttctcaGTATTGTTAGGTTTTTCAGCAACAGTAAATGCAAACCTTTTGTCAAATGATGTTTACAGAGTCTCTACCATTTCGAAGAGCTGGAGTGTTAGATTGCAATCTCATTGACACACCTATGGATCCAAATACTAAGCTTATGCCACACCAAGGAGAGTCCTTTTCAGACCTGGGCAGATATCGAAGGATGGTTGGGAAGTTGTACTACCTTACTATGACTAGACCTGACATATCTTTTATTGTCAGTGTTGTGAGTCAATTCCTAAACTCTCCCTGCGACAGTCATTAGGATGCAGTAGTTCGGATCTTGAGATATATATAAGGGTCCCCAGGAAGAGgaataatttatgaaaacagatGTCATACTAATGTTGTTGCACATACAGATGTTGATTGGGCTGGATGTCAAAGAGATTGACATTCAACTTTTGGTTACTGTGTCCTCATTGGAAGgaatcttatttcttggaaaagAAATAAAGCAAAGCATTGTTACTAGATCTAGTGTAGAGGCTGAGTACAGAGCAATGGATGTCACTTCTTGTGAAATTATTTAGTTGAAACAACTTGTTGATGAGTTAAAGTTTTGTAAGTTTCATTCAATGAGTCTCATTTGGGATAACTAGGCACTACATATTGCTTCTAATCCTGTCTTCCATGAGCGGATTAAACACATAGAGATTGATTTGTCACTTTATTCGCGAGAAGATTCTTTCTGGGCACATAGTTACATCATTTTTGAACTCTAATGATCAGTTGGCTGATATCTTTACCAAATCTCGCAGAGGCCTAATGATATCTTATATTTGTAACAAGTTCGATGCATTTGATTTTTATGCACCAGCTTGAGGGAGAGTGTAAGATGTTTtaacatttgaattattttttgttatgtgAAGTCTGTATATTTTAGATTTGTTAGTTCTTTTCTCCTATAATCATAGGATTTGATTGTAATCCTCGAGTATTATAAATAACAAAGCTGAGAATAATTTCTCCCGAGCAATCCAAATAACCTCATTCAACTATTACAACAAGTGAAAGAAATTCGATAAATAGACAAGAAAGAAAATTAAGTGAATCATCAATTTAGTTTCTAAATTGTGGGGCGGTGCGGTGTAAATTTAGTttctgaaattaaaaatatttcaacataGTTCTTGAAATAGAAAATCTTTGATCATATTACCTGGTAAGAATTAATGTGATTTGGCAgggaattttttaaattgacgaatcatttcaaaatttcattcatttcaaagacTAAATGGACAGCACCTACAATTTCAAGGATTAAATTGGTGATTCACTCAAAAGAAATTTCTTGCATCCTATGCATCACATATCTTATACACAATGTAGGCTAATTCTGAAATATATCTCCTCCTAATGTCCTATAGCCTTTAAGAGACATCATAAATTTCAACTTTCGCATTCTGAAATATCAGAACAAAATAGTAGCATGCCTTTTATAGAGCAGAGAAAGTCAAGTACCTGTTCATCATGTGTTAAGTGATGTTTCAGGAGAACCATCCCTGGCCTCAGTATCCTGTCATTTATTCCTCCCTCCTGCATCTCAGAGCAGTTTTCCATGTTCTGTTCAAGCAGTGGAGATCCTATTAAATCAAAATTTCTTTTACCGTGAAAGCATATGTCATGGTTGATTTTTCTTTGCCTGTGATTATATCGTTTATTGGCTGATGCAGCATCATCCATCTTGAAAAAATGACTTGGTTTAGGTGATTCCTTACGGTGCCTATTAAATTTTGCAGCTAGCGACAATGTCTTGGTTGTCgatatattactattattatcatcaGAACTGGAACAAAAACTAGATTCACTAGAGTTATTCCCGTTGCCTTGTCCAAATCCTAAGTCAAGGCAACATATCCTcttgaattttcttttttcagAAACAGTACTAGTCGGTGTGGAAGGTAAATGATCACAACTAGACATTAACTCTGGGCGCTTGGTGTCAGATGACATGCATCTAGGATTAGTTGACAAAAggagtgaatttttttttgtatttctatTCAGCAGTACAGGAATAGTGCCcaccataaaatatttttcattttcatgaAAAATGTTTGATAATGGATTATCAGGAATAACCTGAAAATATACAAATGTAAACAATTATTGTTAGCATGAATCATAATCTTAGGTGTAGCACAGAAAGcctaatatataatttaaaaatataattgaaccCTGCAGGTAATAGCCAAAATAGGGAAAAATGCAGACTCACATTATAACTTACATGCAAAAGTTAACACCAAACACACACAAACTAACAAATATTTCTACATTGTTTTTCTGATACATGTATTGATAGTTAGTTGAATTTCAGTTGGTAGCTATTAGTCATAATTAGAAGTTAGTTACTGTCATTATTAGTTACATGATTCCCATGCAGCGTTCAACCTTCagaaataacaaataaaataagatagcTTACTAATTAACTACAGAGTAAATCctcattttggttctaaaaatTGTCATGTTCAgaaaatttaactcattttggttctaaaaattgttatgttcagaaaatttaatgaaatcaCAAAATCATCCCTTAA
It includes:
- the LOC101492962 gene encoding DNA N(6)-methyladenine demethylase ALKBH1D-like yields the protein MPILASRRLTLISLTSSFHSPLSLQRHFFLRFFSNKMAMDRINNDSAKSSLPEPLPGNGENVDANVIPDNPLSNIFHENEKYFMVGTIPVLLNRNTKKNSLLLSTNPRCMSSDTKRPELMSSCDHLPSTPTSTVSEKRKFKRICCLDLGFGQGNGNNSSESSFCSSSDDNNSNISTTKTLSLAAKFNRHRKESPKPSHFFKMDDAASANKRYNHRQRKINHDICFHGKRNFDLIGSPLLEQNMENCSEMQEGGINDRILRPGMVLLKHHLTHDEQVEIVKNCRNLGLGPGGFYQPGYADGAKLRLTMMCLGMDWDPQTRKYGYKRVVDGSKPPSIPNFFSKLVIRALQEAHRLINQECEISYVEDILPSMTPDICIVNFYTTRGRLGLHQDRDESRESLQKGLPVVSFSVGDTAEFLYGDNRNIEKAENALLESGDVLIFGGESRHVFHGISSIIPNSAPNELLHDTCLCPGRLNLTFRQY